CGCCCCGGCCCAGTCCGGCGCGGGCAGCTCCGGCGCGGGGGCCTGCTGCGGCGTCAGCGGGGGGAATTCTTCCAGGAATTCCGGGAGCAGTTTGTGGATGCGTGGCCGAATCGTCCGCGCTGCGTATTCCTTTTTGTATGACGCAATACGACACGGAACGACGTTGTGTCCGTCAACTTCCAGCAGGGGCGCGTCCAGGGCCTGGGCCGCGCGGGCCTGCCAGTCGCGCTTGGCGCGCAGGGGGTCGAAGTCCGTGACCACCACGCCCGCGCGCAGCCGGGCCGCCAGGCGCGGCACCTCGCGCCCCGGGTCGCCGTGCAGCAGCACCAGCGGGATGCCCCGCCCGGCCAGGGTCCGGGCCGTCTGCTCCAGGCCCCGGAGCATGAAATCGTACTGGCGCAGGGCCGCCCCGGCAAAGGCGGGCGCGAGGCAGAAGGCCGCCACCAGGGGCCGCGCCGCCCCGGCCAGCTCGCGGGCGTAGAGCAGGCCCCAGTTGTCGCTGGCGCGCTGTTCGCGGCTCATCCAATAGAGCACCGGGCCGCCGCCGTCCGGGGCGGCGCGCAGGGTGTGCACGCGCCGGGGGTTCACGGGCATGGGTCGCCTCCTTGCCGGGCCCGAGGCCCGGGGCGGTTGCGCAGGTCAGGCCCCAGGGCCGGGGGTGCCCGGGGCGGGCGGGTCCTGGGGCTCGGGGGGGATCCGGCAGGCGCCCTGGTCCGGGCCCGGGCACGCGCCGCCCTGTCCGGGCAGGTGGCAGACCGGGGCCCGCCCCGGCACGGCCCGGGGCCCGTCGAGCACGGCGCAGGTGGTGCGGGCCGCCAGGGCCCGGGCCATGCCCTTGAACACCACGGCGTGGAACGGATACACGGCCCACCAGTACAGCAGCCCGCCCACCCCGCGCGGCAGGAAGCGCGCGGTCATGGTCAGGTCCGTGTCGCCGCAGGGCAACTGGTCCAGGGTGAACTCCAGGAGCGCCTCGCCGGGCAGCTTCATCTCCGCCAGCAGCACCAGCCGCTCGGGGGCCTGCATGTCGAGCACGCGCCAGAAGTCCAGGGCGTCGCCCACGCTGATGCGCGTGGGGTGCCTGCGCCCGCGCCGCAGGCCCACCCCGCCCACGAGCTTGTCCAGCAGCCCGCGCAGCTGCCACAACAGATCGTACCCGTACCAGCCCGTGGCGCCGCCGATGGCCGTCACGCGGTCCCACAGTTCCTCGGGGCAGCCCGCCAGGCGGATGCGGTAGGCGTCCTGGAACACGGTGCCCCCCGCGTAGGGCGCGTCGCCGCTGGCGGTCCACTCCGGCACATGCAGCGGCCCGGCGTCGGACCAGCTCGTGTCCACCATGCTGTGCTGGATGCGGTCCAGGGCCAGGCGGATGGCCGTGCGGCAGTCGGTCAGCTCGCGGGGCATGATCTCGCGGATGGTGTGCTCCTTGCACACCACGCGGTTGCGCAACCCAAGGACCAGGGGCCGCGCCAGGGCCGTGGGGATGGGCGACACCAGCCCCAGCCACAGCGACGACAGCCGGGGCGTGAGCAGCGGCACGGGGATGATCAGCCGCCGGGGCAGCCCGGCCTCCTGCTGGTACATGCGGAACAGCCGCTCGTAGGTCTCGATGTACGGCCCGCCGATGTCGAAGGTCCGGCCCGTGGTCTCGGGGTGCTCCAGGCAGCCCGCCAGGTAGAAAAGCACGTCGCGGATGGCGATGGGCTGCGATTCGGTGCGCACCCAGCGCGGGGTGAGCATCACGGGCAGCCGGTCCACGATGTAGCGCATGATCTCGAAGGACGCGCTGCCCGAGCCGATGATGATGCCCGCGCGCAGCACCGTGGCAGGCACCGGGCCGCCCGAGAGGATCGCGCCCACCTCGGCCCGCGAGCGCAGGTGCTTGCTCAGGTGCGGGTCGTCAGGCACCAGCCCGCCCAGGTAGACGAGCCGCTCCACCCCGGCGGCGGCGGCGGCCAGGGCGGTGCACCGGGCGGCCCGGCGGTCCTTCTCGGCGTAGTCCCCGGCCTCGGTTTCCATGGAGTGCACCAGGTAGTAGACCACCCGGCAGCCCGCCAGGGCCCGCTCCAGGGAGGCCTGGTCCAGGGCGTCGGCCTCGGCCAGCTCGCAGCGCGGGTGCCCGGCGAAGGCCCGGCAGCGCAGCTTGTGGGCCGAGCGGCCCACGGCGCGCACCCGCCAGCCCGCCTCCAGCAGCACGGGCACCAGCCGCCCGCCCACGTAGCCCGTGGCGCCCAGCACGCAGACGGTGGTCCGCCCGCGCGCCCCGGAGTCCTGCGGCTCAGACATGGTTCCTCAGCATCAGCTCGGCGGGGTACGGGTGCAGGTAGACCTGCGCGGCCAGATAGGTCTGCCCGTACTTGCGCACATAGTGGTTGAGCAACGTCACCGGCACCACCAGCGGCACCAGCCCCGCGCGGTACTGCCCGATGAGCTCCGTCAGCTCCTGGCGCTCGTCGGCGCTGAGCACGCGCTTGAAGTAGCCCTGCACATGGGAGAGCACGTTGGTGTGCTTGCGCGTGGTCGGCAGGAAGGACAGGGCCTTGCGCAGCAGGGGGAAATAGCGCCCGGCCAGGGCTTCGGCCCCGGGCCCGCCCGCCCCGGCCACCAGCCGCCCCAGCTCGCGGTACAGCTCCACGCTGTGGGCCATGAGCAGCAGCTTGTGGCGGGTGTGGAAGTCCACCAGCGCCCCGGGCGTGGCGCCCCCGGCCATGGCCTGGCGCCAGCGCATCAGGGTGAACACGCGGGTGATGAAATTCTCGCGGATGGCCGGGTCGCGCAGGCGCCCGTCGTCCTCGAAGGGCAGGTCGGGAAAGCGGGCCATGACCATGCCCGCCCACAGGCCCGCGCCGTCGTGGCGCGGGGGGCCGCCGTCCTCGCGGTAGACCTTGACCCGGCTCATGCCGCTGGAGGGCGACCCGTAGCGGAACACATAGCCGCACAACCCCTCGCCCGCCAGGGCCTCCAGGCGCTCCTGGCCCCAGGCGCGCATCTGCGCGGTGAAATCCGTGCCCGAGGCGCGGCCCACCAGCCGGGGCGCCGCCGGATCGCCCACCAGGCGCACGGCCTCGCGCGGCACGGGCATGCCGCATTCCACCTCCGGGCACACCGGCACCCAGTCCACGAATTGCCCCAGCCCGTCGCGCAGGGTGCGGTCGAGCTTGTGCGTGCCGTCGTAGCGCACGGCGTCGCCCAAAAGGCACCGCGCGATGCCCAGGCGGATGCGTCCTTCGTCCATGCCATTCCCTCCCGCGCCCGGAGCGGGCGCCTGGCCCAAGCCTAGCACAGGACGCCGCCGCCGCGCCACCACCGTGTGCCCCACGCTTGCGCGGCCAAAAACGCGCGAACCCCGCGCGGGCCGGGAGTACCAGCCGCGCGCGGGGTTGCGCCGCCCCGCAGGGCGGCACGGTGCCGCAGGCCCTACCCGGCCACGCGCACCGAGAACGCGGGCGGGTCCAGGATATGCTTCTTCACCGTGCACAGCTCCACGGCGCGCACCAGCGCGTCGCGGTACTTGTCGGGAAAGCCCGCAGGCAGGGTCAGGGCGAAGTCCATGGCCCGCACGTGGAAGCCCTTGTCGGCGAAGGTGCAGCTCACCGTCAGCCCCAGGCCCTCGGTGGACAGGGAGCGGCTCTGGCAGAAGCGCAGGGCGTAAAGCCCCGCGCAGGTGGCCAGCGAAGCCAGGAACAGGTCGAAGGGCGAAGGCGCCGCGCCCTGCCCGCCGTCCTCCACGGACTGATCCGTGGCGATGGCCCGGCCCTGCATGTGCGCCGTCACGGCCAGCCCGCCGGTGTACTCGATGTCGATGCTGCGCGTCGTGCCCATGGGTGCCTCCGGGGTCAGGGGTTGGGGTCGCCGTGGACCAGGGCGCACATCTCGGCCAGGGCGACCAGCGGCTCCTTGTGCTGGAAGATGCTGCGCCCGAGCACCGCCCCGGCGGCCCCGGCCCCCAGGCCGTCGGCCACCGCGCGCTTGAAGCCCTCCCAGTTGGACTGCCCGGGCCCGCCCGCCAGCAGCACCGGCACCGGGCAGGCCGCCACGGCCTGGGAAAACCGCTGCGCATCGCCCGAATACGGCGCGCAGACGATGTCCGCCCCCAGCTCGCCGCCCAGGCGGATGCAATGCCCGATGAGCGAGGGGTCCAGCTCGTTGACGATCTGCCCGCCGCGCGCGTAGATCACGGCCATGACCGGGATGCCCAGCCCGTGGGCCTCGTCGGTGACCATGCCGAAGTCCGTGAGCATCCGGTCTTCCAGGTCGTTGCCGATGTTCACGTGCACCGACACCGCGTCGGCCCCCAGGCGCAACGCCTCGGACAGCGAGCAGACCAGGCTCTGGTTGTACGTCGGCACCCCGTGCCTGGTGCCCGCCGAAAGCTGGATCACCACGCGCTTGCCCAGGTCGATGGACGACACGCTGGCCCGGGCCAGGCCCTTGTTGAGCACCACCCCCTGCACGGGCAGCTGCGCGATGCCCGCCAGCAGCGCGGGAAACTCCGCGAGCCCGCTGATCATGCCCTCGCTGGCCCCGTGGTCCAGGGCCAGGATCAGGGATTTCGCGCTCCTGGGGTCGAACAGGCGGCCAAGCCGCCGCATGGTTCCGATCATGGCCGGTCCTTGCTGGTTGTATGTCGTGGCGAAACGCCGGATGGCGCAGGCGTACCCGCCATGATGCCCGGAAACGCCCCGCCAGGCAAGCCGCGCAACCCGCCCTTGCCCCCCGCGCCCGGGCGGGCTATGCACCGCCCAGGGCGCCAGCCCCGCAACCCGCACCCCGGAGCCCCCGTGTTCGATTTCCACCGCAAAAGTTTCGTCTTCGTCACCTGCGCCAGCGGCGTGGAACCCATGCTGGAGCGCGAAATCCGCGCCCTGGGCCTGCGCCCCGAGGCCACGCGCCCCCTGGGCGTGGCCCTGCGCGCCAGCCTGGACGACTGCCTGCGCCTGAACCTGCACCTGCGCACCGCCCACCGCGTACTGTGGGAAGTGCTGCGCACCAAGGCCGAAAACGCCGACCAACTCTACGCCGCCCTGGCCGAAGTGCCCTGGGAGCAGGCCATCCCCGCCGACGGGCACCTCACCGTGGTCTCCAGCGTGGACAACCCCTCCATCCGCGACGCGCGCTTCGCCAACCTGCGCGTCAAGGACGCCGTGGTGGACCGCATGGTCGCCGCCGTGGGCCGACGCCCCGACTCCGGGCCCGAGCGCACCGGCAGCGTGCTTTCCCTGCACTGGCAAGGCCGCTCCGTGTCCCTGAGCCTGGACACCAGCGGCGAGCCCCTCTCCAACCGCGGCTACCGCACCATGCCCCACAGCGCGCCCATGCGCGAAACCCTGGCCGCCGCCTGCCTGCTGGCCGCAGGCTTCAACGGCCTGGGCAACATGGTCAACCCCATGTGCGGCAGCGGCACCCTGGCCCTGGAAGCCGCCCTGATGGCCACGGGCACCGCCCCGGGCCTGCTGCGCGAGCACTTCGCCTTCCAGCACCTGCCCGCCTTCGACCCCGCGCGCTGGCAGGCCCTGCGCGACGAGGCCCGCTCCCGCGCCCGGCCCACCACCCGGGGCCGCATCATCGCCACCGACCACGACCCCCAGGCCATCGCCGCCGCCCGGCACAACGCCGCCGCCGCAGGCCTGGACAGCCTCGTGGAACTGGACACCTGCGACTTCCAGGACACCACCGTGCCCGAACCCCAGCGCCGCGCCGTGAACCTCATCGCCGTGAACCCCGAATACGGCCTGCGCCTGGGCGACGAGGCCGCCCTGGAACCCGTGCACGCCGCCCTGGGCGACTTCCTCAAGCAGCGCTGCCAGGGCTACGTCGGCGCGGTGTTCACCGGCAACCCCCGCCTGGCCGCGAAAATCGGCCTGCGCACCCGCGCCCGCCTGCCGCTCATGAACGGCCCCATCGAATGCCGCCTGCTGCTCTACGACCTCTACGCGGGCAGCCGCAAAACCAAGGACGACACCCCCGGCGAGGACTGACGCGCCGCCGAGGCGCCGCCCCCATCCTTGAGGGGAAAAGCCAGGGGGCGCTGCCCCCTGGACCCCCGCAAGGGGCCAAGGGCCCCTTGACCCCGTACGCCCGGGGCCGCCACGCGGCGAAGCGCCGCATGACGGCCCCGGGGAAGCGCGCTTCAGGTTTTTTGATGCCTCTTTCCCCGTCCTGCCTTGCTCCCAAGGCCGTGTGCCCCTTCACGCGATAGAACCTGAACGCCGGACGCGTCCCGCCCCGGGCCTGCGCGGCGTTTCGCCGTGCGGGCCCGGGGCGGCGGGCGGGGTCAAGGGGGCGTTGCCCCCTTGCAGGGGGGGCGGGGGGACAGCGTCCCCCCGGGCCTGCGGCCCTGCCGGGGTCCGGGGCGGCGCTACAGGGCGCCGAGCACCACGGCCATGGCCTTGAAGCGGAACTGGACCAGATCGCCGGGGGCCAGGGGCGCCTCGCGCAGGGCGGCGGTGCCGACCAGGGCGCACAGGCGCGCGCCGTCGGCGGCCTCGCCGGTGACCTCGGCCACGACCTCCGTGGCGCGCACGGCGCTGACCACTGCGGCCAGGGCGTTGCGCGCGCAGCTCCGGGCCCCGTCGGCCTGCACCACCTCCACCAGCGGGGCCTTGACGGTGGCCATGACCGGCACCCCGGGCTCCAGGCCCAGGTTGCGCGCGCTTTCGGCGGTGATGATGGAATACAGGGGCGTGCCCGAGTAGGTGCGCAGGGCGATTTCGGCCATGACGGCGTCGCGGGTGACGCGCTCCACGCGGCAGGGGAAGCTGTTGCGCGCGCTGGTGCGCAGGGGCTGGTCGTCGGGGGCCAGGCGGCGCACGATGTGCCGCGCGTCCTCGCTGGAGTAGGCCTGATAGACGGCGGTCAGGTCTGCCGACGACTGGCCGAGCACGTCGCGGACCACGGCCAGGGGCACCCCGCTGCGCAACAGCTCCACGGCACGCGAGGCGCGCAGCACGCGCGGGGCGCACAGCTCGCGGGGCAGGCCGCAGGCCTCGGCCCGGGCGTAGAACACCCGGCGCACGTAGCCGGGGTCCACGGCAAAGGCGCTCCCGGCCAGGCCCGCGCCCATGGGCCCGTCGCGGAAGGCGGCCAGCTCGCGGCACAGCAGGCGCGGCAGGGGCACCACGCGCCGGGCGCCGCCCGCGCCCAGGGTGGCGCTGGCCCCGTCAAGGTCCAGGTCGGCGCGGTCGTCCAGGCCGGTGGCCTCGCCCAGGCGGGCCCCGGTGTAGCGCAGCACCAGGAAGAGCAGCAGCAGGCGCAGGCGCGCCCGGCGGGCCTGCGCGCCGCGCCCGGCCTCGGCCCAGGCGCGGAAGGCGGCCTCCAGGCGCGCCAGTTGCCCGGCGTCCAGGTGGCGCACCCCGGGGGGCACGGTGAATATCCGGCTGGGGTCCAGGCGCCCGGGGGCTCGTTCCGCCCCGTTTCCGGCCCGTGCCGTTTCCTCCGTCATCGCCGTTTCCTCCCTGCGGGGCCGGGGCCGGTCACGCGTTTTCCCGCAAGCGTGACCGCGTTGCCCGGTCCGGGCGCCAGCCGTATAGGTGCAGCATCATTTCCCTCCCGGAGCATGGTGGAAATCCGGGACAACCGCAACCATCGGAGTGTCACCATGAAACGTCTCGCGTCCCTGCTTGCCGCCCTGCTGCTGGTCCTGGCGGCGGCCCCGGCCCCGGCGGCGGACCTCTTGCTGGCCCAGGCCGCCAACTTCACCCCGGCCATGGAGGAGATCATCCCCGCCTTCGAGAAGGCCACCGGCCTCAAGGCCGAGGCCACCTACACGTCCACGGGCAAGCTGTACGGCCAGATCGTCAGCGGCGCGCCCTTCGACATCCTGCTGGCCGCCAACGAGGACACCCCGGCCAAGCTGCTGGCCGAAGGCCGCGCCGAGGCGCCCTTTGTCTACGCCACGGGCCGCGTGGTGCTCTGGACGCTCAAGAAGGAGCTGTGCGCCATGTCCTGGCCCGAGGCCGTGCGCGCCAGCGCCAAGGTGGCCATCGCCAACGTGGAGACCGCGCCCTACGGCACGGCGTCCATGAAGGCCATGCAGGCCGTGGGCCTGTGGGACGAGGTGCAGCCTGTGCTGGTCTTCGGGCAGAACATCAGCCAGCCTTTCCAGTTCGCTGCTTCCGGCGCGGCGGACGCGGGCTTCTGCGCCCTGTCGTCCACCTTCACCCCCGAGGGCGCAAAGGGCTGCTTCCTGGAAGTGCCCGAGGCCCCGAAGGTCGTCCAGGCCGCCTGCGTGCTGACCAGCGCGCCCAACCCCGAGGCCGCGCGCCGGTTCGTCGAGTTCCTGGGCACGCCCGAGGTCGCGGCCATCAAGGCCAAGTACGGATACGAATAGATGCTTGAGCCGCTCGTCCTCTCGGCCAAGCTGGCCCTGATCACGACGCTGCTCATCCCGTTGGCGGCGGCGCCGTTGGCCTACGTCCTGGCCTTCCGGCGCTTCCCCGGCAAGAGCCTGCTGGACGCCCTGGTGTCCCTGCCCATGGTGCTGCCGCCAACGGTCCTGGGGTTCGCCCTGCTGCTGGCCATGCGCCCGCAGGGCGCCCTGGGCGGCACCTGGGAGTCGCTCACCGGGCAGCGGCTGGTGTTCAGCTTCACAGGCATCGTGCTGGCCTCGCTGGTCTACAACCTGCCCTTTGCCGTGCAGCCGCTGCGCACGGCCTTCGAAAAGCTCGACCCCCGGCTGCTGGAGGCCAGCGCAGTGCTCGGCCTGTCGCCGCTGCGCACGTTCTTCCGGGTGGTGCTGCCGTGCAGCCTGCCCGGGCTGGCCGCGGCATCGGTGCTGGTGTTCGCCCACAGCCTGGGCGAGTTCGGGGTCATCCTCATGGTCGGCGGCAGCATCCCCGGCAGCACCAAGGTGGCGGCCATCGCCATCTACGAGGCCGTGGAAGCCATGCGCTACAACGACGCGCTCATGATCTGCCTGGCGCTGGTACCCGTGAGCTTCGCGGCGCTGGTGGCCATCAACAGCATGAACGGGAGGCGCTAGATGCCCCTGGCCATGACCGTGCGCAAGCGCCTGCCGCACTTCACCCTCGAAGCGGAGCTGCGCTGCGAGCCGGGCACGCTGACCGCCCTGGTGGGCCCCTCGGGCGCGGGCAAGACGACGCTCATGCGCATCGCCGCCGGGCTGGAACGGCCCGACGAGGGCCGCGTGGCCCTGGGGTCTACCGTGTGGGTGGATACCCGGGCCGGGGTCTTCGTGCCCCCGCGCCAGCGGGGCCTGGGCTTCGTGTTCCAGGACTACCCGCTGTTCCCGCACCTGACCGTGCGGGCCAACGTGGCCATCGCCGCGCGGCGCAAGGAGCGGGTGGACGAGCTGCTTACGCTCTTCGGCATCGCCCGGCTGGCGGGCAAGCGGCCCGGGGCCATCTCGGGCGGCGAGCGCCAGCGGGCCGCCTTCTGCCAGGCCCTGGCCCGCGACCCCGTGCTGCTGCTGCTCGACGAGCCCTTCTCGGCCCTGGACGCCGCCACCCGGCGCGCCCTGCGCACGGAGCTGGCCGGGCTCAAGGCCACGCTGGGCGTGCCCATCCTGCACGTGACCCACGACCTGGGCGAAGCCCGGGAGCTGGGCGACGCCATCGTCGCCGTGGAGGAGGGCCGGCTGTGCCCCGAATGGCTCGAGCGCAACGCGGGCGGCGCGGCGGCGGCCTGCCGGGGCGCTGCCCCGGACCCCGGCAGGGGGACGCCGTCCCCCTGCACCCCCTGCAAGGGGGCAACGCCCCCTTGACCCCGCCCGCCCGGGGCCGCCACGCGGCGAAGCGCCGCATGGCAGCCCCGGGGAAGCACGGGCCAGGGTCTTGCAGGCAGCCCGGGTGCCTCTTTCCCCCGTCCTGTCTTGCTCCCAAGGCCGTGTCACCCTTCACGCGATAGAACCTGAACGCCGGACGCGTCCCGCCCCGGGCCTGCGCGGCGCTTCGCCGTGCGGGCCCGGGGCGGCGGGCGGGGTCAAGGGGCCCCCGGCCCCTTGCGGGGGTCCAGGGGGCGGAGCCCCCTGGCTGCGCCGCGCGGCGCGGGGCGCCTCAGGCCTGGGCGCAGTCCTCGGGGTCGCCCTGGAGCTTCTTCAGGGTATGGGTGATGGTGGGCAGCAGGGGGTCGAGGTTTTCGGCCACGGCCTTGGGCGAGCCGGGCATGTTGACCACCAGGGCGCGGCCCAGGGTTCCGGCCACGGCGCGCGAGATGGCGCCGTGGGGCGTGGCGGCCAGGGAGGCGGCGGTCATGGCGCGCTCGAAGCCGGGCAGGCGGCGGTCGATGACGGCGAGGGTCGCCTCGGGGGTGGTGTCGCGCGGGCCTACGCCCGTGCCGCCGCTGGTGAGCACGAGGTCGAAGCCCTGGGTCAGGCACAGCTCGGTAAGCAGGGCGCGCAGGCGTGCGGGGTCGTCGGGGATGATCCAGGTCCGGGCGTGGGCCAGGGCCAGGGCCGCGCCTGCGCGTTCCAGGATGATGGGCGCGCATTTGTCCTCGCGCAGGCCTGCGGCGCCCTTGTCGGAGAGGATGACCACGGCCAGGGCCAGCCCGGGGCGCGCGGCGGTGCAGGGATGCTCGCCGGGGGCCAGGGTCAGGGCGGCGGTGGCGCGCAGGGCCAGGGCCGGGGCCGGGGCCTGTTCCGGGCCGGGCACGGTCAGGCGCGCCTCGACCACCAGGGCCGCCCCTGCGAGCGCGGGGGTCAGGCGGGTGCCCACGGGCAGGGCGCAGGCGGCGGGGTCGCAGTGCAGGCCGGGCAGCCCGGCGGCGGCGGGGGCGGCCAGCACGGCCTGCCCGGGGGCGAGGTCGAGGGCTGCAGGCGCGGTCAGGACGGTGGCGGGGAAGGTCTCGTTCATGGGGGTGCCTCCGGGTGCGGCTCAGGCCAGCAGCACGGCCACGATGCCGGTGATGAAGATGCCGTCGAAGGTGCCCGCGCCGCCGATGGACAGCACGGGGGCGTCCAGGGCGCGGCGGGTGCGCGGGGTGGCCAGGTGCAGCAGGTCTGCGCCCACCAGGGTGCCCAGGGTGCCCGCCACGTAGGCCACGGGGGCGGTCAGCTCCGGCGGGGCCAGCAGCAGCGCGGCCAGGGCCGTGGCCAGGGGCGGCAGCAGCACGGGGACGGCGATGCCGCGCCCGGGCAGGGGCCGGGCCAGGGCGTAGCACAGCCCCGTCACCGCGCCCGTGGCCAGCAGCAGCCCTGCCGGGGCGCCCATGCGGCTGACCAGGGACAGGCACAGCAGGCAGGGGATCACGCAGCCGCCCAGGTTCACGGCGATGGTCTGGGGCACCAGTTCGGTTTCGGCGGCCATGCGCAGCTGGCCGAAGCTGGTGAAGCCGCGCAGCACCGGGCGCCGGACCAGCAGCCCCGTGCGGACCACGGGGATGTTCACCCCGCTGCCCAGCAGGGTGGCGAAGAGCAGCGCGAAGCCCTGGGCCGGGCTCAGGCCCAGCTTGGCAAAGGCCAGGGTCACCAGGCCGACCTGGACCAGGATGAACAGCAGCGCCAGGGCGGCCATGAAGCCCACGAGGGCAACGAGCATCAGGGGGAACTGCAACTGCGGGCGCACGGGGCCTCCGTTGGCCTTGGCCGGGGGTTTTCCATTGCCGGGAAATGGGATAGCTTGCGCAAAGAACGCGGCGTCCCGCGCGGGCGGTGCCTGCGGGCCGCCTGGAAACACCTATCCCAAGACGGTGGCGAAGTAAAACCACGCACGAGGTCTCCATGAAAGGCATCATCCTCGCGGGCGGCTCGGGCACGCGGCTGTATCCGCTGACCCTCACGGTGAGCAAGCAGCTTTTGCCCATCTACGACAAGCCCATGATCTACTACCCGCTGTCGGTGCTCATGCTGGCGGGCATCCGCGAGATCCTGATCATCTCCACGCCCCAGGACCTGCCGCGCTTCCGCGAGCTGCTGGGCGACGGCTCCCAGCTGGGGCTGACCCTGGAATACAAGGAGCAGCCCAGCCCCGACGGCCTGGCCCAGGCCTTCCTGCTGGGGGCGGAGTTCATTGGCGACGACACGGTCTGCCTGGTGCTTGGCGACAACATCTTCTACGGCCACGGGCTGTCCGTGACCCTGCAGGCCTGCGCCCGGCTGGAGAAGGGCGGCATCATCTTCGGCTACAAGGTGCGCGACCCCGAGCGCTACGGCGTGGTGGAGTTCGACGCGCTGCACAACGTGGTCAGCATCGAGGAGAAGCCCGCGCGGCCCAGGTCGCGCTACGCGGTGACGGGGCTGTACTTCTACGACAACGACGTGGTGGAGATCGCCCGCAAGCTGACGCCCTCGGCGCGCGGGGAGCTGGAGATCACCGACGTGAACAACGCCTACCTGCGCCGGGGCGACCTCAAGGCCGAGTTCTTCGGGCGCGGCCTGGCCTGGCTGGACACGGGCACCCACGAGTCGCTGCTCCAGGCGGGCAATTTCGTGCAGGCCGTGCAGGAGCGCCAGGGCGTGATCATCGCCTGCGTGGAGGAGATCGCCTGGCGCATGGGCTACATCCGCCTGCCCCAGCTCGAAGCCCTGGCCCAACCCCTGGCCAAGACCCACTACGGGCGCTACCTGCTGGAGATCGTGGCCGACAACAGCTAGGGCCCCCCGGCGGACGCGCCGCGCGCCGCCGCAGGGCCCGGGCCCGGGTGGCGGAGGCAGGGCAGCCAGCCCGGATTTTCCCGGCGCCTGCTGAATGTTCCGGGGCTGCCCCCAGCGGGGCGGCCCCGTTTTCTTGCGCATCGGGAAGTGCGGCGCCCTGGGCGCGGAGGCCATCCGCTGGGCGCGCGGGCCGGGCGACTACGCCCGGGCGCGCAGGGCCTTGTGGACGTGGGTCGCCAGCCAGTCCAGCACCAGGGCCGGGTTCACGGGCGTGGGCAGGGACAGAGCGTCCTGGGCGTGGGCCAGGGCGAGATCGACGTGGCGCAGGCGCGCGGGCGTCAGCCTGGCGAAGCCCTGGGCTGCGGGGCTGGCCGTGCGCCCGCACAGGGCCCGGGCGATCTCGCGTTGCAGGGCCAGCACCAGGGCCATGGCCAGGTGCTTGTCCACCGCGCCCTTGACCCCCGTACGCCGGAACCAGCCCTGGCCCGTGCGCCAGAATTCCATGAGCGCGCCCAGCCATTCGGCGATGGCCGGGTCGGCTTCGGGCTCCCCGGGCCAGGCCAGGGTCAGGGTCCAGCTGCGCGAGACCAGGGTCGGCAGCAGCCATTCGCGCTGGGGCGCCAGCAGGGCGAACACCGTGGACCGGCTGGGC
This is a stretch of genomic DNA from Desulfocurvus vexinensis DSM 17965. It encodes these proteins:
- a CDS encoding SDR family oxidoreductase, whose protein sequence is MSEPQDSGARGRTTVCVLGATGYVGGRLVPVLLEAGWRVRAVGRSAHKLRCRAFAGHPRCELAEADALDQASLERALAGCRVVYYLVHSMETEAGDYAEKDRRAARCTALAAAAAGVERLVYLGGLVPDDPHLSKHLRSRAEVGAILSGGPVPATVLRAGIIIGSGSASFEIMRYIVDRLPVMLTPRWVRTESQPIAIRDVLFYLAGCLEHPETTGRTFDIGGPYIETYERLFRMYQQEAGLPRRLIIPVPLLTPRLSSLWLGLVSPIPTALARPLVLGLRNRVVCKEHTIREIMPRELTDCRTAIRLALDRIQHSMVDTSWSDAGPLHVPEWTASGDAPYAGGTVFQDAYRIRLAGCPEELWDRVTAIGGATGWYGYDLLWQLRGLLDKLVGGVGLRRGRRHPTRISVGDALDFWRVLDMQAPERLVLLAEMKLPGEALLEFTLDQLPCGDTDLTMTARFLPRGVGGLLYWWAVYPFHAVVFKGMARALAARTTCAVLDGPRAVPGRAPVCHLPGQGGACPGPDQGACRIPPEPQDPPAPGTPGPGA
- a CDS encoding YbgA family protein — protein: MDEGRIRLGIARCLLGDAVRYDGTHKLDRTLRDGLGQFVDWVPVCPEVECGMPVPREAVRLVGDPAAPRLVGRASGTDFTAQMRAWGQERLEALAGEGLCGYVFRYGSPSSGMSRVKVYREDGGPPRHDGAGLWAGMVMARFPDLPFEDDGRLRDPAIRENFITRVFTLMRWRQAMAGGATPGALVDFHTRHKLLLMAHSVELYRELGRLVAGAGGPGAEALAGRYFPLLRKALSFLPTTRKHTNVLSHVQGYFKRVLSADERQELTELIGQYRAGLVPLVVPVTLLNHYVRKYGQTYLAAQVYLHPYPAELMLRNHV
- a CDS encoding OsmC family protein, encoding MGTTRSIDIEYTGGLAVTAHMQGRAIATDQSVEDGGQGAAPSPFDLFLASLATCAGLYALRFCQSRSLSTEGLGLTVSCTFADKGFHVRAMDFALTLPAGFPDKYRDALVRAVELCTVKKHILDPPAFSVRVAG
- a CDS encoding class I fructose-bisphosphate aldolase, with the protein product MIGTMRRLGRLFDPRSAKSLILALDHGASEGMISGLAEFPALLAGIAQLPVQGVVLNKGLARASVSSIDLGKRVVIQLSAGTRHGVPTYNQSLVCSLSEALRLGADAVSVHVNIGNDLEDRMLTDFGMVTDEAHGLGIPVMAVIYARGGQIVNELDPSLIGHCIRLGGELGADIVCAPYSGDAQRFSQAVAACPVPVLLAGGPGQSNWEGFKRAVADGLGAGAAGAVLGRSIFQHKEPLVALAEMCALVHGDPNP
- a CDS encoding THUMP domain-containing class I SAM-dependent RNA methyltransferase gives rise to the protein MFDFHRKSFVFVTCASGVEPMLEREIRALGLRPEATRPLGVALRASLDDCLRLNLHLRTAHRVLWEVLRTKAENADQLYAALAEVPWEQAIPADGHLTVVSSVDNPSIRDARFANLRVKDAVVDRMVAAVGRRPDSGPERTGSVLSLHWQGRSVSLSLDTSGEPLSNRGYRTMPHSAPMRETLAAACLLAAGFNGLGNMVNPMCGSGTLALEAALMATGTAPGLLREHFAFQHLPAFDPARWQALRDEARSRARPTTRGRIIATDHDPQAIAAARHNAAAAGLDSLVELDTCDFQDTTVPEPQRRAVNLIAVNPEYGLRLGDEAALEPVHAALGDFLKQRCQGYVGAVFTGNPRLAAKIGLRTRARLPLMNGPIECRLLLYDLYAGSRKTKDDTPGED
- a CDS encoding TOBE domain-containing protein, giving the protein MTEETARAGNGAERAPGRLDPSRIFTVPPGVRHLDAGQLARLEAAFRAWAEAGRGAQARRARLRLLLLFLVLRYTGARLGEATGLDDRADLDLDGASATLGAGGARRVVPLPRLLCRELAAFRDGPMGAGLAGSAFAVDPGYVRRVFYARAEACGLPRELCAPRVLRASRAVELLRSGVPLAVVRDVLGQSSADLTAVYQAYSSEDARHIVRRLAPDDQPLRTSARNSFPCRVERVTRDAVMAEIALRTYSGTPLYSIITAESARNLGLEPGVPVMATVKAPLVEVVQADGARSCARNALAAVVSAVRATEVVAEVTGEAADGARLCALVGTAALREAPLAPGDLVQFRFKAMAVVLGAL
- the modA gene encoding molybdate ABC transporter substrate-binding protein, whose protein sequence is MKRLASLLAALLLVLAAAPAPAADLLLAQAANFTPAMEEIIPAFEKATGLKAEATYTSTGKLYGQIVSGAPFDILLAANEDTPAKLLAEGRAEAPFVYATGRVVLWTLKKELCAMSWPEAVRASAKVAIANVETAPYGTASMKAMQAVGLWDEVQPVLVFGQNISQPFQFAASGAADAGFCALSSTFTPEGAKGCFLEVPEAPKVVQAACVLTSAPNPEAARRFVEFLGTPEVAAIKAKYGYE